The sequence below is a genomic window from Candidatus Bathyarchaeota archaeon.
GGTTTACCAATAGGTGTAACAGCTGCTAAATCTGAAATAATGGATGTTTTTCAAGTTGGAGAGCATACAAGCACCTATGGTGGAAATCCTATAGTTTCAGCGGCTGCATGTGCTGCTATAGATGTTCTTTTAGAAGAAAATCTTCCAGAAAAAGCTTGGAACTCGGGAAACTATTTTATAAACAAGCTTAAAGAAATAGCTTTAAAACACAAGATATTAAGGGATGTTAGAGGGTTAGGGTTAATGATTGGAGTTGAGTTTAGGTTTGAAGTTTATGATTTGCTGCTTAACTTGATTAATAAAGGCGTTTTAGCGTTAGATGCTGGAAGAACCGTTTTAAGATTTTTACCACCTTTAGTTATTTCTAAAGAACATATAAACCAAGTGGTAAAGGTTTTAAATGAAGTTGTTGAAGAAAAAGAAAGTTTACTCGCTTAATTTTCTTAAATCTCTTCTTGAGATTTATAGTCCTTCAGGACTTGAAGATGAGATCTCTAAGTTTCTTAAAGAAGAATTAATTAGTTTAGGATTTAAAACTGAAAGAGATAATGTTGGAAATGTTATAGCAGAGTCGAGTGAAGGTGAACCAGTAATTCTCCTATGCAGTCACATGGATACAGTACCAGGAAGAATTCAAGTTAAACTTGAAAATGAAAAGCTTTATGGAAGAGGAGCTGTAGATGCTAAAGGCCCTTTAGCAGCGATGATAATTTCTTCAGCTAATTTAATTCAAGAAAATTTTCCTGCAAAAATAATTTTAGCAGCAGTTGTAGATGAGGAGGGTTCAGGGAAAGGAATAAAAAATTTAATTAATCGTAAACTTAATAAACTTAAAGTTGACTACGCTGTTTTTGGAGAACCAAGTGGCACAAGAGGTGTAATAATAGGATATAAAGGAAGCTTAAAGCTTAAAGTTTTTTGTGAAACAATTACTGGGCACTCTTCTGCACCATGGATGTTTGAAAATGCTATAGAAAAAGCTTTTAAAGCTTGGGATATAATTAAAAATTTTAGGCATGAAAAGGAAAATTTAAACTCTAAATTCTACGCTATAACCAGCTGCTTAACAAAAATTAATGGCGGCTCAAGCTTTAGCATCGTTCCAAACCAGTGCGAAATGGAAGTTGATTTAAGAATTCCCCCTCAAATATCTCCTAAAGAAATATTTAAATTATTAAAAGAAAAATTAAACTTTACAAAAATTAAAGCTTTAGGTTATGCTAAAGGTTATGAAGTTGACTTGAATTCTCCCTTAGTTAAATCATTCATTAAAGCAATTAAAAAAATTGAAGGAGGTCAAGTGACTTTATTAAAGAAAACTGGAACATCCGATATGAATGTTTTAGCTGAAACCTTAAAGATTCCTATGGTGGCTTATGGACCAGGCGATTCGAAACTTGATCATACACAAAATGAGTTTATAGAAATAAAAGATTTCTTAAATAGCATAAAGATTTATGAAGAAGCATTAAAGCTTTTAGGTAAAGACTGTTATTATTTAAATTTTGATTATTAAAGTATTACTATAATTATTTATTTTATATTTGAGAAGAGGAAAACAAATGATAGATGAAGAGTTAATGCTTGAGCTATGGCCTTTTATTCTTCCTCTTCCAAAAAACAAGTGGATGCAATATAAAATTCTTTTATCGGCGTTCGGTTCTAAAATTGCTTTTTCAATTTTAAAAAATCTTAAGCTTGAAGGAAAAACTTACCAAAAGGATCTGCTTAAAAAATTAATTGAACATTCAAGCAAATCTATTCTTACATATTTGAAATTGTTTGTTGAAGCTAAAGTTTTGGAAGAAGGTATGGAGCAAACCAAAGTTAATGGTAAAACTGCTTGGATAAAATGGTATAAACCAACTTTCCTTGGAAAATGGCTTATTCTTCTTTTAATTTCACCAAAAAAACTTTCCAAGGAAGAGATTAAAGAAATGATTAGAGAATTCCTAAAGTTTTATGCTAAAAGCGTAGCTAAATTCTGCAGCAGTTATGAAATTAATCCAAAAGAGTTTAAAAAGGAATTTGAAAAAGCTTTAAAAGAACAAGCTGTAGAGGAATAATATTATTTCTTGCTTAATTATTTGCTTAAAAACGCATTAAAGCTTTTTCTATTAGTTTTTATATTTTACTTTTAAATGGAGATTTAAAGTGAAAAAGATTAAATGTTCCGATTGCAATAAGGAAATGAAAGAATATTATGTAGGATTAATTCCTATTGGAATGTTTCTAACGCTCGGAAGAATCGCTACATATATTTGCGAGAACTGCGGGCGAATAACTTT
It includes:
- a CDS encoding M20/M25/M40 family metallo-hydrolase, coding for MKLLKKKKVYSLNFLKSLLEIYSPSGLEDEISKFLKEELISLGFKTERDNVGNVIAESSEGEPVILLCSHMDTVPGRIQVKLENEKLYGRGAVDAKGPLAAMIISSANLIQENFPAKIILAAVVDEEGSGKGIKNLINRKLNKLKVDYAVFGEPSGTRGVIIGYKGSLKLKVFCETITGHSSAPWMFENAIEKAFKAWDIIKNFRHEKENLNSKFYAITSCLTKINGGSSFSIVPNQCEMEVDLRIPPQISPKEIFKLLKEKLNFTKIKALGYAKGYEVDLNSPLVKSFIKAIKKIEGGQVTLLKKTGTSDMNVLAETLKIPMVAYGPGDSKLDHTQNEFIEIKDFLNSIKIYEEALKLLGKDCYYLNFDY